A region from the Zonotrichia leucophrys gambelii isolate GWCS_2022_RI chromosome 21, RI_Zleu_2.0, whole genome shotgun sequence genome encodes:
- the PER3 gene encoding period circadian protein homolog 3 isoform X4: MDASERRGGSAEHGAARAWAGAGREAAAAPGGAAGARCAACAGSGPGGTELHSPESGGKKSNSEQLNWSQSHKDMMMMIQEMKRCLPEEKRSSNKPSTISALNYALQCVQQVQANNDFFQALNDRRVFQADVVTYSIEELVAVASEHTPKNTDTFVAVFSLLSGRIVHISEQAASILNCKKKVLDSSRFVELLVPQDVSVFYTHTDQSHLPLWNMESQTASPYEYAQVKSFFCRIRGGKDQEQEARCYPFRITPYLVHVCTSVHVDAESCCLALAEKIHSGYEAPRIPMDKRIFTTTHTPGCVFLDIDDRAVPLLGYLPQDLIGTSILMYLHPEDRPLMITIHRKILKFAGQPPFEHLPIRFCTQNGDYVILDTSWSSFVNPWSRKVVFIIGRHKVRTSPLNEDVFAPRSKETSSVEKEIRELQGQIYKLLLQPVHSNVSSGYGSLGSSGSYEHYISIASSSDSNGNCAEETQEPMTLQQVCADVNRIKNLGQQLYIASRSKPQNANEQAVSSEVLGGKRHPASCFLQTLRGDGTEPGNAFYDDPKKTPHVPSYQQINCVDSIIRYLESCSIPALKRKCKSSANTSSSSSEDDKQVQQSQQEVRALEEVTTMEDAAVGSEQVELPPVNAQSLPVLPEDLKPVGLTKETLSAHTQKEEQNYVDKFRQRVLLSPFRTYLQQGSGSNNRHSCGQGDSPSKQMSPANCKKGKHGKFKRQKPQRQCSDSHSSSKNRNSLPCEKRTNQKQLFSPSEVSYLSSSSLNVHPPVGFPAYLNPVSTFPAPSGGEQLALRPSQPQSMSSSQLCCGPQSYPVFYPPNIGTFMAVFFQGFPMYAQMPQHVFLPGPQCVYPPSSYPCTTLPPAPPPCAPSPVAPRSVDQPFPASPHSSVEDQQEGQCDQALLLSSSRSSSPLQLNLLQEELPKPMELSISADVKPRAEDKHDNDPEDHGKTAAPEFPDRSLYKDSQLGSGSAASGSGSALSGSLGSSFNETSGHGTAGSGKSSKYFASNYSSGASKEEENQEAEEKGTAYKSKHESAWVKMDHTPERFLMNYQMPNRIKEEVLKQDLEKLAVMQKQQPWFTDGQKKELAEVHSWIRTQTVPLQISTQGCVTCDSREGSCEAAVADESMENKGEPR; encoded by the exons ATGGACGCGAGCGAGCGCCGAGGCGGCAGCGCGGAGCACGGCGCGGCCcgggcctgggctggggccggccgggaggcggcggcggcgcccgggGGGGCTGCGGGCGCTCGGTGCGCGGCGTGCGCGGGAAGCGGCCCCGGCGGGACCGAGCTGCACAGCCCCGAGTCCGGCGGCAAGAAATCCAACAG CGAGCAGCTGAATTGGAGCCAATCACACAAAgatatgatgatgatgatccAAGAAATGAAAAGGTGTTTGcctgaggagaaaaggagttCTAACAAGCCCAGCACCATCAGTGCTCTCAACTACGCCttgcagtgtgtgcagcaggtCCAAG cAAACAATGACTTTTTCCAGGCTCTGAATGACCGAAGAGTGTTTCAGGCAGATGTGGTGACATACAGCATAGAAGAGTTGGTGGCAGTTGCATCTGAACACACTCCAAAAAACACT GACACGTTTGTGgctgtgttttctttgctgtctgGACGCATAGTGCACATTTCTGAGCAGGCAGCCTCCATTCTGAACTGTAAGAAGAAAGTGTTGGACTCCTCCCGGTTTGTGGAGCTGCTTGTCCCTCAGGATGTCAGTGTGTTCTACACTCACACTGACCAGTCTCACCTGCCCCTTTGGAACATGGAGAGTCAAACAG CTTCTCCATATGAATATGCCCAGGTGAAATCCTTTTTCTGCAGGATCAG gGGTGGGAAAGATCAAGAACAAGAAGCACGTTGTTACCCCTTCAGAATCACCCCATACTTGGTCCACGTGTGCACTTCTGTCCATGTGGATGCAGAGTCCTGCTGCTTAGCTTTGGCTGAGAAAATCCACTCTGGATATGAAG CTCCTCGAATTCCTATGGATAAAAGAATATTCACCACCACACACACCCCTGGATGTGTTTTTCTGGACATAGATGACAG AGCAGTGCCTTTGTTGGGTTACTTACCTCAGGATTTAATTGGAACATCCATACTGATGTATTTGCACCCAGAAGATCGTCCTCTGATGATCACTATTCACCGGAAAA TACTGAAATTTGCTGGCCAGCCCCCTTTTGAACATTTACCTATCAGATTTTGTACTCAAAATGGGGATTATGTCATCCTGGACACCAGCTGGTCCAGTTTTGTGAATCCCTGGAGCAGGAAAGTTGTGTTCATCATTGGCCGACACAAAGTCCGCAC AAGCCCTCTGAATGAAGATGTGTTTGCCCCAAGAAGTAAAGAAACGAGCAGCGTGGAGAAAGAGATAAGAGAATTGCAAGGACAAATTTACAAACTGCTTCTGCAG CCAGTTCACAGCAATGTTTCCAGTGGTTATGGGAGCCTTGGAAGCAGTGGCTCTTATGAGCACTACATCAGCATAGCATCTTCAAGTGACTCCAATGGGAACTGTGCAGAGGAAACACAGGAACCA ATGACATTGCAACAAGTTTGTGCAGATGTCAACAGAATAAAGaacctggggcagcagctgtacATTGCATCGAGGAGCAAACCACAGAATGCAAATGAGCAGGCTGTGAGCTCAGAAGTTTTGGGAG GGAAGAGGCACCCTGCTTCCTGTTTTCTTCAGACACTGAGAGGGGATGGCACAGAACCAGGCAATGCATTTTATGATGATCCAAAGAAGACTCCTCATGTTCCTTCCTATCAGCAGATCAATTGTGTTGATAGTATCATCAG ATATCTAGAGAGCTGCAGTATTCCAGCATTGAAAAGGAAGTGTAAATCTTCTGCAAATACATCATCGTCATCTTCAGAAGATGACAAACAAGTCCAGCAAAGTCAGCAGGAAGTCAGGGCATTGGAAG AAGTGACTACAATGGAGGATGCTGCTGTTGGAAGTGAACAAGTTGAGCTGCCTCCTGTGAATGCCCAGAgtctcccagtgctgcctgagGACTTAAAGCCGGTTGGGCTAACAAAGGAGACGTTGTCAGCCCACACTCAAAAGGAGGAGCAGAACTATGTTGACAAGTTCAGACAGAGGGTCTTGCTCTCTCCGTTTAGGACTTACCTTCAACAAGGAAGTGGAAGTAACAACAGACATTCCTGTGGCCAAG gtGATTCCCCTTCAAAGCAGATGAGCCCAGCTAACTGTAAAAAAGGCAAACATGGAAAATTCAAGCGCCAGAAACCTCAGAGACAGTGCTCAGATAGCCACTCTTCtagtaaaaatagaaatagtCTTCCATGTGAGAAGAGAACAAATCAGAAACAGTTGTTCTCTCCCTCAGAAGTGTCCTATCTGAGCTCCTCCAGTCTGAATGTCCATCCTCCTGTGGGATTTCCTGCCTATTTGAATCCAGTGTCTACTTTTCCAGCCCCTTCTGGAGGAGAGCAGCTTGCCCTTCGCCCATCACAACCCCAGTCCATGTCCTCATCCCAGCTATGCTGTGGACCACAGTCATACCCAGTCTTTTATCCCCCAAACATAGGCACCTTTATGGCTGTGTTTTTTCAGGGTTTCCCCATGTATGCTCAGATGCCTCAGCATGTCTTTCTCCCTGGCCCTCAGTGTGTTTATCCCCCCTCTTCATATCCATGCACCACGTTACCCCCAGCGCCCCCTCCTTGTGCTCCATCGCCTGTAGCACCACGCTCTGTGGATCAGCcctttccagcctctcctcactCATCTGTGGAGGACCAGCAAGAGGGCCAGTGTgaccaggccctgctgctgagcagctcaaGGAGCAGCTCCCCACTTCAGCTGAATTTGCTTCAAGAAGAGCTGCCAAAACCTATGGAGCTTTCCATTAGCGCTGATGTTAAGCCACGTGCAGAAGATAAGCAC GATAATGATCCAGAAGATCATGGTAAAACTGCTGCTCCTGAATTTCCTGACCGCTCGTTGTACAAGGACTCACAGTTGGGTTCAGGCTCAGCAGCATCAGGCAGTGGATCAGCTTTATCTGGTTCTTTAGGCTCTAGCTTCAACGAGACTTCTGGCCATGGCACAG CAGGtagtgggaaaagcagcaaatatttTGCCAGTAATTATTCTTCTGGAGCTTCCAAAGAAGAGGAGAATcaggaagcagaagaaaaagggaCAGCTTATAAATCGAAGCATGAGTCAGCCTGGGTGAAGATGGATCACACACCTGAGAGATTTCTAATGAATTACCAAATGCCAAACAG gatcAAAGAGGAGGTTCTGAAGCAGGATCTGGAGAAGCTGGCAGTcatgcagaagcagcagccttGGTTCACAGATGGGCAGAAGAAGGAGCTTGCAGAGGTGCACTCGTGGATCAGGACCCAGACTGTGCCCCTGCAGATCAGCACCCAG GGCTGTGTGACGTGtgacagcagggaaggaagcTGCGAGGCTGCAGTGGCTGATGAGAGCATGGAGAACAAGGGAGAGCCACGCTGA